The Chiroxiphia lanceolata isolate bChiLan1 chromosome W unlocalized genomic scaffold, bChiLan1.pri scaffold_40_arrow_ctg1, whole genome shotgun sequence genome contains a region encoding:
- the LOC116781340 gene encoding zinc finger protein 239-like, whose product MDLGRRNPQANVLSPCFPPHQDFSFPKLGQMKEAARKRKMPRAPQAGPELRTESPEDKSPRQSLVGEAILKGSTAQEGSGEEKGQRSPSGRGCKASPGCSEEERASLCREGHRSLSQTSDLVVPEQPPSRDKPFRCLECGKSFRKSSTLLTHQRIHTRERPYTCRECGKRFRNNSNQIQHQLIHTGERPYSCGECGKSFRQISHLLKHQHIHTGERPYKCLECGKMFQTSSDLLLHHRTHTDERPFRCTDCGKGFSQNSHLIRHRRIHTGERPYKCGECGKSFTQSGNLTTHQRTHR is encoded by the exons atggacttgggcaggaggaacccccaagccaatgtgctcagcccttgttttcccccccatcaggatttctccttcccaaagcttggcCAGATGAAGGAggctgcgaggaagaggaagatgccgcgggccccccaggcag gccccgagctgaggacggagagcccggaggacaaatccccccggcagagcctggtgggagaggccaTTTTGAAGGGCTCCACAgcgcaggaaggcagcggggaggaaaagggccaGAGATCCCCCAGTGGGAGGGGCTGcaaagccagcccagggtgctctgaggaggaaagagccagccTGTGCCGGGAAGGCCACCGGAGCCTGAGCCAGACCTCTGACCTGgtggtccctgagcagcctcccagcagggacaagcccttcaggtgcttggaatgtgggaagagcttcag GAAGAGCTCCACCCTCCTCAcccaccagcgcatccacaccagggaacggccctacacatgtagggaatgtgggaagaggttcAGGAACAACTCCAACCAGATCCAACACCAGCtcatccacactggggaacggccctactCGTGTGGGGAATGTGGAAAGAGCTTCAGGCAGATCTCCCACCTTCTCaagcaccagcacatccacactggagaacggccctacaagtgcttggagTGTGGGAAGATGTTTCAGACCAGCTCAGATCTCCTCCTGCACCACCGGACACACACGGATGAGAGGCCCTTCCGCTGCACCGACTGTGGGAAGGGCTTCAGCCAGAACTCCCACCTCATCAGGCACCGTCGCATCCACACCggggagaggccctacaagtgtggggagtgtgggaagagcttcacccAGAGCGGTAACTTGACCACACACCAACGGACCCACCGGTAA
- the LOC116781330 gene encoding serine/threonine-protein kinase pim-1-like isoform X1 yields the protein MAPVIPLCRAGPPRPRSWAAGRGLALAQLPARRLWRCWALLWCWLWDGLGLSAPWLLLARARRLPGPAGDAGAAAAAASSAASPGRAPPPLPAAGGEARPGTLEGRSGAVPGPGPNADGHVSPARKAKGPLQKRYRLGSLLGSGGFGRVYAGTRLADGAPVAIKAVPRDHIRRWGELPDGTLAPLEIVLLDKVSNGFRGVIQLLEWFELPNSFLLVMERPERSQDLSRFITAWWFLPEEVAWGLFRQVLKAVRHCTSCGVLHRDIKPQNILLDLATSEAKLLDFGCGTFLRDTVYAQFAGTPSYSLPEWICFKRYRGEAATIWSLGILLYQMVCGKHPFCKGTNTIWDQLPFPPRVSQGCQHLIRWCLSIRPSDRPALEDLLCHPWVQGIHLL from the exons ATGGCCCCGGTCATTCCCCTCTgccgggcggggccgccccgtCCCCGTTCCTGGGCGGCCGGGCGCGGTCTCGCCCTCGCCCAGCTTCCGGCGCGCCGGCTGTGGCGCTGCTGGGCGCTGCTGTGGTGCTGGCTGTG GGACGGGCTCGGCCTCTCCGCCCCTTGGCTCCTCCTGGCTCGAGCCCGGCGCCtgccggggccggcgggggaCGCGGGCGCCGCGGCCGCTGCCGCCTCCTCGGCGGCTTCCCCGGGCAGAGctccgccgccgctccccgctGCGGGTGGGGAAGCCCGGCCGGGGACTCTTGAGGGGCGCTCGGGGGCCGTGCCGGGCCCCGGCCCGAACGCTGACGGCCACGTCTCGCCCGCACGGAAGGCGAAGGGGCCCCTGCAGAAGCGCTACCGGCTGGGTTCGCTGCTGGGCAGCGGCGGCTTCGGCCGCGTCTACGCGGGGACCCGCCTGGCGGACGGAGCCCCG GTGGCCATCAAAGCCGTGCCCCGAGATCACATCCGGCGGTGGGGCGAGCTG CCTGACGGCACCCTGGCACCCCTGGAGATCGTGCTGCTGGACAAGGTGTCCAATGGCTTTCGTGGTGTCATCCAGCTCCTGGAGTGGTTTGAGCTCCCCAACAGTTTCTTGTTGGTGATGGAGCGTCCGGAGCGCTCTCAGGACCTCTCTCGCTTCATCACAGCGTGGTGGTTCCTGCCGGAGGAGGTGGCGTGGGGGCTGTTCCGCCAGGTGCTGAAGGCCGTGCGGCACTGCACCAGCTGCGGCGTCCTGCACCGGGACATCAAGCCCCAGAACATCCTCCTCGACCTGGCCACCAGCGAGGCCAAGCTCCTTGACTTTGGATGTGGCACCTTCCTTCGGGACACGGTCTACGCCCAGTTTGCAG GAACACCGTCATACAGCCTGCCAGAGTGGATCTGCTTCAAACGCTACCGCGGCGAGGCGGCAACGATCTGGTCCCTGGGCATCCTGCTCTACCAGATGGTCTGCGGGAAGCACCCTTTCTGCAAAGGCACCAACACCATCTGGGACCAACTCCCATTCCCACCACGGGTCTCTCAAG GCTGCCAGCACCTTATCAGGTGGTGTTTGTCCATCCGCCCCTCGGACAGGCCAGCATTGGAAGACCTATTGTGCCATCCTTGGGTGCAGGGCATTCACCTGCTCTAG
- the LOC116781330 gene encoding serine/threonine-protein kinase pim-1-like isoform X2 encodes MAPVIPLCRAGPPRPRSWAAGRGLALAQLPARRLWRCWALLWCWLWDGLGLSAPWLLLARARRLPGPAGDAGAAAAAASSAASPGRAPPPLPAAGGEARPGTLEGRSGAVPGPGPNADGHVSPARKAKGPLQKRYRLGSLLGSGGFGRVYAGTRLADGAPPDGTLAPLEIVLLDKVSNGFRGVIQLLEWFELPNSFLLVMERPERSQDLSRFITAWWFLPEEVAWGLFRQVLKAVRHCTSCGVLHRDIKPQNILLDLATSEAKLLDFGCGTFLRDTVYAQFAGTPSYSLPEWICFKRYRGEAATIWSLGILLYQMVCGKHPFCKGTNTIWDQLPFPPRVSQGCQHLIRWCLSIRPSDRPALEDLLCHPWVQGIHLL; translated from the exons ATGGCCCCGGTCATTCCCCTCTgccgggcggggccgccccgtCCCCGTTCCTGGGCGGCCGGGCGCGGTCTCGCCCTCGCCCAGCTTCCGGCGCGCCGGCTGTGGCGCTGCTGGGCGCTGCTGTGGTGCTGGCTGTG GGACGGGCTCGGCCTCTCCGCCCCTTGGCTCCTCCTGGCTCGAGCCCGGCGCCtgccggggccggcgggggaCGCGGGCGCCGCGGCCGCTGCCGCCTCCTCGGCGGCTTCCCCGGGCAGAGctccgccgccgctccccgctGCGGGTGGGGAAGCCCGGCCGGGGACTCTTGAGGGGCGCTCGGGGGCCGTGCCGGGCCCCGGCCCGAACGCTGACGGCCACGTCTCGCCCGCACGGAAGGCGAAGGGGCCCCTGCAGAAGCGCTACCGGCTGGGTTCGCTGCTGGGCAGCGGCGGCTTCGGCCGCGTCTACGCGGGGACCCGCCTGGCGGACGGAGCCCCG CCTGACGGCACCCTGGCACCCCTGGAGATCGTGCTGCTGGACAAGGTGTCCAATGGCTTTCGTGGTGTCATCCAGCTCCTGGAGTGGTTTGAGCTCCCCAACAGTTTCTTGTTGGTGATGGAGCGTCCGGAGCGCTCTCAGGACCTCTCTCGCTTCATCACAGCGTGGTGGTTCCTGCCGGAGGAGGTGGCGTGGGGGCTGTTCCGCCAGGTGCTGAAGGCCGTGCGGCACTGCACCAGCTGCGGCGTCCTGCACCGGGACATCAAGCCCCAGAACATCCTCCTCGACCTGGCCACCAGCGAGGCCAAGCTCCTTGACTTTGGATGTGGCACCTTCCTTCGGGACACGGTCTACGCCCAGTTTGCAG GAACACCGTCATACAGCCTGCCAGAGTGGATCTGCTTCAAACGCTACCGCGGCGAGGCGGCAACGATCTGGTCCCTGGGCATCCTGCTCTACCAGATGGTCTGCGGGAAGCACCCTTTCTGCAAAGGCACCAACACCATCTGGGACCAACTCCCATTCCCACCACGGGTCTCTCAAG GCTGCCAGCACCTTATCAGGTGGTGTTTGTCCATCCGCCCCTCGGACAGGCCAGCATTGGAAGACCTATTGTGCCATCCTTGGGTGCAGGGCATTCACCTGCTCTAG
- the LOC116781323 gene encoding olfactory receptor 14J1-like codes for ANGLILSAVACDHHLHTPMGFFLLNLSLTDLGCICTTVPKAMHNSLQNTTISYKGCAAQLFVFFISAEFSLLTIMCYDRYVAICKPLHYGTLLGSRACAHMAATAWATGFLYSLLHTISTFSLPLCQGNALGQFFCEIPHILKLSCSHSGYLREIGLIVVTASLSLGCFIFIVFSYVQIFRAVLRIPSQQGQHKAFSTCLPHLAVVSLFVSTGTFAYLKSPSISSPSLDLALSVLYSVVSPTLNPLIYSLRNQELREALRKRMTGHFSAYYR; via the coding sequence gccaacggcctcatcctcagcgccgtagcctgcgaccaccacctgcacacccccatgggcttcttcctgctcaacctctccctcacagacctgggctgcatctgcaccactgtccccaaagccatgcacaattccctccagaacacaaccatctcctacaagggatgtgctgcacagctctttgTCTTCTTCATCTCAGCagagttttccctcctcaccatcatgtgctacgaccgctacgttgccatctgcaaacccctgcactacgggaccctcctgggcagcagagcttgtgcccacatggcagcaactgcctgggccactggcttTCTCTATTCTCTGCTGCACACAATCAgtacattttccctgcccctgtgccagggcaatgccctgggccagttcttctgtgaaatcccacacatcctcaagctctcctgctcacactcaggcTACCTCAGGGAAATTGGGCTCATTGTGGTTACTGCCAGTTTATCActtggttgttttattttcattgttttctcctatgtgcagatcttcagggctgtgctgaggatcccctctcagcagggacagcacaaagccttttccacgtgcctccctcacctggccgTGGTCTCCCTGTTTGTCAGCACTGGCACATTTGCCTACCTGAAgtccccctccatctcctccccatccctggatctggCCCTGTCAGTTCTGTACTCGGTGGTTTCTCCAACCCTCAACCCCCTCATCTACAGCCTGAGGAACCAGGAGCTCAGGGAAGCTCTCAGGAAAAGGATGACTGGACACTTTTCTGCATACTATCGATAA